One Onychostoma macrolepis isolate SWU-2019 chromosome 15, ASM1243209v1, whole genome shotgun sequence DNA segment encodes these proteins:
- the LOC131520494 gene encoding rho guanine nucleotide exchange factor 28-like isoform X4 translates to MKLSRREVPIYGQAKVFALIPSVQEEEVFVVLDGSTLLHVLQTKVHNMLYFIVPGHNQPEMVRVRAYIFTDDGVMCVGVSHLTYMEDDAQELAEYLVTHSDCLSTTEHRLLIGRYGLNDNSARADMDQRVTLALANLHTPHNLLGQPSQESLLHVCVRLGFVSASEFLLCQPGALMIICSANQDGETPLQLAQQTNQHTLIKLFKQPPNPLATPLAGVSQVWAGKSHLLRFSHASGMLSLSVCVSESCPTTQTLQSSILLLQECVKDSALLNKIKGLKVDTERRAESDTLFSYSGSPYSLLHNVWFNNSIQDEDEELLSSDDSVDGLTHTDSTTSSLTDSSVTITNSINTLQAGEDQSIYPQESFDSFEFESDSTASEQDSPVQDKLPICSPQDEPFPFSDEETSTEIRCMWCNKSEEEEKEKFIPTSKSETEKYKVSRTLSFLRSRMVNTKIKNKVNAEVSSALHQLCSPQQPVEAACEVCEGADSDEPQQCTYCSMIIHKTCCDSAPLCVKNPHQALLKSTDSSILLYSSSQSSPSLFLVNDSNTMSHRKRSNSEGCGYDFTLRKSKSFIGCSSGNPTSNSTDSSAHISLDYSAESWSAVVDTEFSRTLDREVVKRQEIIYELMQTEFHHIQTLSVMADVLRRGLLEEVQLEQDVIAHIFPRLDELLALHRNFLVDMETRQRVSVHPGMHKNYIIRQIGDILCQQFAGRNASQMIELYGDFCSRHPEALKIYKQLLQSNRKLQLFLRQSTNSVIKRREIPEFLLLVTQRITKYPVLIERLLQHTDDGSAERYDIAVALEGLRGVIEEVERCVGDYERAKKLQDIISRLDNKSCTRLKNGEIFSKQDLQKTHRTLTHSSALTCRTTSGRLKDVLALLLTDVLAFLQEKEQKFVFAALEQKSSVMPLRRLIVREIANQERGLFLISGDCSVGPEMYEIHTQTREERNMWMTLLRQAADSLPDDQTKKNEGEIKVKKIQKLQEALFSLDLQLCSVIEEKLKICRGTGRWCLATCRLLVQPHPENTPQGVTLLSDAQEEVVKLAITLLTWLFPCIWSPSNHDNFGQERAIYNEQNLPSRSRRSAVVGTGVGPLTVAPISPAYQTYLKVADGVHNLIHILYSLQAAIIIQDSCFEVQNLLLLEGEAPPQTLTSDYDVKRQQSFECGVVGGTEAVKELEQREREHAELTDRLAKEKEQFEEELRLFEEKMSKLREEEKRVNEERERFKEEGKKVQKERKSLETQIRLIRHNSNHRQGILPSIISQEK, encoded by the exons ATGAAGCTAAGCAGAAGAGAGGTTCCTATTTAT GGCCAAGCAAAGGTTTTTGCACTGATACCATCGGTTCAGGAGGAAGAGGTTTTTGTGGTTTTAGATGGCTCAACTCTATTACATGTTCTGCAAACTAAAGTTCACAACATGCTCTACTTCATTGTTCCAG GTCATAACCAGCCGGAGATGGTGCGAGTCCGAGCGTATATATTTACAGATGATGGTGtgatgtgtgtgggtgtgtctCATCTGACATACATGGAGGATGACGCGCAGGAGCTGGCTGAATACCTGGTTACCCATAGCGACTGTCTCAGCACCACTGAGCACAGACTTCTGATTGGTCGATATGGTTTGAATGACAACTCTGCAAGGGCAGATATGGATCAAAGGGTCACACTCGCCCTAGCCAACCTACACACCCCTCACAATCTTCTCGGACAGCCATCACAAG AATCTctcctgcatgtgtgtgtgcgtctgggCTTTGTGAGCGCCTCTGAGTTTCTTCTCTGTCAACCTGGCGCCCTGATGATTATCTGCTCAGCCAATCAGGATGGGGAAACACCCCTTCAGCTGGCCCAACAGACCAATCAGCACACGCTGATAAAACTCTTCAAGCA GCCTCCTAATCCATTAGCCACGCCCCTGGCAGGCGTGTCACAAGTGTGGGCAGGTAAATCCCACCTCCTCAGGTTTAGCCACGCCTCTGGGAtgctgtctctgtctgtgtgtgtatcggAGTCCTGTCCTACTACACAAACCTTACAGTCATCCATTTTATTGCTGCAAGAGTGTGTGAAGGACTCTGCTCTGCTAAACAAG ATTAAAGGTCTGAAAGTGGATACAGAGAGAAGAGCTGAAAGCGACACTCTGTTTTCATACTCAG GATCACCATACTCTCTGCTTCACAAT GTGTGGTTTAACAATTCCAttcaggatgaagatgaggaacTTTTGTCATCTGACGACTCTG taGATGGACTCACTCACACTGATTCAACAACCAGTTCACTCACTGACTCCAGTGTTACCATAACAAACAGCATCAACACTCTGCAGGCTGGTGAGGATCAG TCAATTTATCCTCAGGAATCTTTTGACTCTTTCGAGTTTGAATCAGACTCTACAGCATCTGAACAAGACTCTCCAGTCCAAGACAAATTACCCATCTGTAGTCCACAGGACG AGCCGTTCCCCTTCAGTGATGAAGAAACATCCACAGAGATCAGATG TATGTGGTGTAACAAGTCAGAggaagaagagaaagagaaattcaTCCCTACATCCAAAAGTGAGACGGAGAAATATAAAGTGAGTCGAACACTTAGCTTTCTCAGGAGCCGGATGgtcaacaccaaaataaaaaacaag GTAAATGCAGAGGTTTCCTCAGCCTTACACCAGCTCTGCTCACCACAGCAGCCTGTTGAAGCAGCTTGTGAAGTCTGTGAGGGAGCTGACAGTGATGAACCACAGCAGTGCACAT ACTGCTCCATGATCATTCATAAGACCTGCTGTGATTCTGCACCTCTGTGTGTAAAG AATCCTCATCAGGCACTTCTAAAAAGCACTGACTCTTCAATATTACTAT ATTCGTCAAGTCAGAGTTCTCCATCTCTGTTTCTGGTCAACGACAGCAACACCATGTCACACAG AAAGCGGAGTAACAGTGAGGGGTGTGGCTATGATTTCACTCTACGGAAAAGCAAATCTTTTATTGGTTGTTCTTCTGGAAACCCCACCTCCA ATTCTACTGATTCTTCAGCTCACATATCACTTGACTACTCTGCTGAATCTTGGAGCGCTGTCGTGGACACTGAATTCAGTAGGACACTGGACAGAGAGGTGGTCAAGAGACAGGAGATCATCTATG AGCTGATGCAGACAGAATTTCACCACATACAGACTCTCTCTGTTATGGCTGATGTTTTGAGGCGGGGACTGTTGGAGGAAGTGCAGCTGGAGCAGGACGTGATCGCTCATATTTTCCCCAGGCTGGATGAGCTCTTAGCTTTGCACAGAAACTTTCTTGTAGACATGGAGACCAGACAGCGTGTGTCTGTTCACCCAGGAATGCACAAGAACTACATCATAAGACAAATTGGTGATATCCTGTGTCAACAG TTTGCAGGCCGAAATGCTTCTCAGATGATAGAATTGTACGGTGATTTCTGCAGTCGGCATCCAGAAGCACTGAAAATTTATAAGCAACTACTACAGAGCAACAGgaaattacaattatttctcAGA CAGAGTACCAACTCTGTCATAAAACGACGTGAAATCCCAGAATTCCTGTTGCTTGTTACCCAGAGAATCACAAAGTACCCTGTTCTGATAGAGAGACTCCTTCAACACACTGATG ATGGCAGTGCTGAACGCTATGATATTGCAGTGGCACTGGAGGGTCTTAGGGGGGTGATAGAGGAGGTGGAGCGATGTGTGGGAGATTATGAGCGTGCAAAGAAACTACAAGATATCATAAGTCGCCTAGACAACAAGAGCTGCACCCGCCTGAAGAACGGAGAGATCTTCAGCAAACAGGACCTGCAGAAAACACACCGAACTCTCACACACTCTTCAGCACTGACCTGTAGGACCACCTCTGGCAGACTGAAAG ATGTTCTTGCGCTGCTCCTCACAGATGTTTTGGCTTTCCTTCAGGAGAAAGAGCAGAAGTTTGTCTTTGCTGCACTG GAGCAGAAGTCATCTGTGATGCCCTTGCGAAGGCTCATTGTGAGGGAAATAGCCAATCAGGAGAGAGGACTGTTTCTGATCAGTGGCGATTGCTCTGTGGGGCCAGAGATGTATGAGATACACACACAGACTCGTGAGGAACGCAACATGTGGATGACGCTGCTGAGACAGGCTGCTGATAG CCTTCCTGATGATCAGACGAAGAAGAATGAGGGGGAAATCAAAGTCAAGAAGATACAGAAATTACAAG aGGCGCTGTTCTCTCTGGATCTGCAGCTGTGCTCTGTTATTGAGGAGAAGTTAAAGATCTGTAGAGGGACTGGTAGATGGTGTCTGGCTACCTGCCGTCTTCTCGTTCAACCCCACCCTGAAAACACCCCTCAGGGTGTCACATTACTGTCTGACGCACAGGAAGAGG TGGTGAAGCTGGCTATCACTTTGTTGACTTGGCTTTTTCCTTGCATATGGTCACCAAGTAACCATGACAACTTTGGCCAGGAAAGAGCAATCT ATAATGAACAAAATTTGCCAAGTCGGAGCAGGAGGAGTGCTGTGGTAGGAACAGGGGTGGGGCCTCTCACAGTAGCCCCAATAAGCCCCGCCTACCAGACTTATTTAAAG GTAGCGGATGGCGTTCACAACTTAATCCACATACTCTACAGTCTGCAG GCTGCTATAATAATCCAAGACAGCTGCTTTGAAGTTCAAAATCTCCTCCTCCTCGAGGGAGAAGCTCCACCCCAAACTCTTACAAGTGATTATGATGTCAAAAGG CAGCAGAGTTTTGAGTGTGGCGTGGTCGGCGGGACTGAGGCTGTGAAAGAACtggagcagagagagagagagcatgctGAACTGACGGACAGACTGGCGAAAGAGAAAGAGCAGTTTGAGGAGGAGCTGCGGCTGTTTGAGGAGAAGATGAGCAAGCTgagagaggaggagaagagAGTGAacgaagagagagagagattcaaAGAAGAGGGGAAGAAAGTGCAGAAAGAGAGGAAGAGTCTGGAAACACAGATAAGACTCATTCGACATAATTCAAATCATCGTCAAGGCATCTTGCCTTCTATCATATCACAGGAGAAATGA
- the LOC131520494 gene encoding rho guanine nucleotide exchange factor 28-like isoform X2, which produces MKLSRREVPIYGQAKVFALIPSVQEEEVFVVLDGSTLLHVLQTKVHNMLYFIVPGHNQPEMVRVRAYIFTDDGVMCVGVSHLTYMEDDAQELAEYLVTHSDCLSTTEHRLLIGRYGLNDNSARADMDQRVTLALANLHTPHNLLGQPSQESLLHVCVRLGFVSASEFLLCQPGALMIICSANQDGETPLQLAQQTNQHTLIKLFKQPPNPLATPLAGVSQVWAGKSHLLRFSHASGMLSLSVCVSESCPTTQTLQSSILLLQECVKDSALLNKIKGLKVDTERRAESDTLFSYSGSPYSLLHNVWFNNSIQDEDEELLSSDDSVDGLTHTDSTTSSLTDSSVTITNSINTLQAGEDQSIYPQESFDSFEFESDSTASEQDSPVQDKLPICSPQDEPFPFSDEETSTEIRCMWCNKSEEEEKEKFIPTSKSETEKYKVSRTLSFLRSRMVNTKIKNKVNAEVSSALHQLCSPQQPVEAACEVCEGADSDEPQQCTYCSMIIHKTCCDSAPLCVKNPHQALLKSTDSSILLYSSSQSSPSLFLVNDSNTMSHRKRSNSEGCGYDFTLRKSKSFIGCSSGNPTSNSTDSSAHISLDYSAESWSAVVDTEFSRTLDREVVKRQEIIYELMQTEFHHIQTLSVMADVLRRGLLEEVQLEQDVIAHIFPRLDELLALHRNFLVDMETRQRVSVHPGMHKNYIIRQIGDILCQQFAGRNASQMIELYGDFCSRHPEALKIYKQLLQSNRKLQLFLRQQSTNSVIKRREIPEFLLLVTQRITKYPVLIERLLQHTDDGSAERYDIAVALEGLRGVIEEVERCVGDYERAKKLQDIISRLDNKSCTRLKNGEIFSKQDLQKTHRTLTHSSALTCRTTSGRLKDVLALLLTDVLAFLQEKEQKFVFAALEQKSSVMPLRRLIVREIANQERGLFLISGDCSVGPEMYEIHTQTREERNMWMTLLRQAADSLPDDQTKKNEGEIKVKKIQKLQEALFSLDLQLCSVIEEKLKICRGTGRWCLATCRLLVQPHPENTPQGVTLLSDAQEEVVKLAITLLTWLFPCIWSPSNHDNFGQERAIYNEQNLPSRSRRSAVVGTGVGPLTVAPISPAYQTYLKVADGVHNLIHILYSLQAAIIIQDSCFEVQNLLLLEGEAPPQTLTSDYDVKRQSFECGVVGGTEAVKELEQREREHAELTDRLAKEKEQFEEELRLFEEKMSKLREEEKRVNEERERFKEEGKKVQKERKSLETQIRLIRHNSNHRQGILPSIISQEK; this is translated from the exons ATGAAGCTAAGCAGAAGAGAGGTTCCTATTTAT GGCCAAGCAAAGGTTTTTGCACTGATACCATCGGTTCAGGAGGAAGAGGTTTTTGTGGTTTTAGATGGCTCAACTCTATTACATGTTCTGCAAACTAAAGTTCACAACATGCTCTACTTCATTGTTCCAG GTCATAACCAGCCGGAGATGGTGCGAGTCCGAGCGTATATATTTACAGATGATGGTGtgatgtgtgtgggtgtgtctCATCTGACATACATGGAGGATGACGCGCAGGAGCTGGCTGAATACCTGGTTACCCATAGCGACTGTCTCAGCACCACTGAGCACAGACTTCTGATTGGTCGATATGGTTTGAATGACAACTCTGCAAGGGCAGATATGGATCAAAGGGTCACACTCGCCCTAGCCAACCTACACACCCCTCACAATCTTCTCGGACAGCCATCACAAG AATCTctcctgcatgtgtgtgtgcgtctgggCTTTGTGAGCGCCTCTGAGTTTCTTCTCTGTCAACCTGGCGCCCTGATGATTATCTGCTCAGCCAATCAGGATGGGGAAACACCCCTTCAGCTGGCCCAACAGACCAATCAGCACACGCTGATAAAACTCTTCAAGCA GCCTCCTAATCCATTAGCCACGCCCCTGGCAGGCGTGTCACAAGTGTGGGCAGGTAAATCCCACCTCCTCAGGTTTAGCCACGCCTCTGGGAtgctgtctctgtctgtgtgtgtatcggAGTCCTGTCCTACTACACAAACCTTACAGTCATCCATTTTATTGCTGCAAGAGTGTGTGAAGGACTCTGCTCTGCTAAACAAG ATTAAAGGTCTGAAAGTGGATACAGAGAGAAGAGCTGAAAGCGACACTCTGTTTTCATACTCAG GATCACCATACTCTCTGCTTCACAAT GTGTGGTTTAACAATTCCAttcaggatgaagatgaggaacTTTTGTCATCTGACGACTCTG taGATGGACTCACTCACACTGATTCAACAACCAGTTCACTCACTGACTCCAGTGTTACCATAACAAACAGCATCAACACTCTGCAGGCTGGTGAGGATCAG TCAATTTATCCTCAGGAATCTTTTGACTCTTTCGAGTTTGAATCAGACTCTACAGCATCTGAACAAGACTCTCCAGTCCAAGACAAATTACCCATCTGTAGTCCACAGGACG AGCCGTTCCCCTTCAGTGATGAAGAAACATCCACAGAGATCAGATG TATGTGGTGTAACAAGTCAGAggaagaagagaaagagaaattcaTCCCTACATCCAAAAGTGAGACGGAGAAATATAAAGTGAGTCGAACACTTAGCTTTCTCAGGAGCCGGATGgtcaacaccaaaataaaaaacaag GTAAATGCAGAGGTTTCCTCAGCCTTACACCAGCTCTGCTCACCACAGCAGCCTGTTGAAGCAGCTTGTGAAGTCTGTGAGGGAGCTGACAGTGATGAACCACAGCAGTGCACAT ACTGCTCCATGATCATTCATAAGACCTGCTGTGATTCTGCACCTCTGTGTGTAAAG AATCCTCATCAGGCACTTCTAAAAAGCACTGACTCTTCAATATTACTAT ATTCGTCAAGTCAGAGTTCTCCATCTCTGTTTCTGGTCAACGACAGCAACACCATGTCACACAG AAAGCGGAGTAACAGTGAGGGGTGTGGCTATGATTTCACTCTACGGAAAAGCAAATCTTTTATTGGTTGTTCTTCTGGAAACCCCACCTCCA ATTCTACTGATTCTTCAGCTCACATATCACTTGACTACTCTGCTGAATCTTGGAGCGCTGTCGTGGACACTGAATTCAGTAGGACACTGGACAGAGAGGTGGTCAAGAGACAGGAGATCATCTATG AGCTGATGCAGACAGAATTTCACCACATACAGACTCTCTCTGTTATGGCTGATGTTTTGAGGCGGGGACTGTTGGAGGAAGTGCAGCTGGAGCAGGACGTGATCGCTCATATTTTCCCCAGGCTGGATGAGCTCTTAGCTTTGCACAGAAACTTTCTTGTAGACATGGAGACCAGACAGCGTGTGTCTGTTCACCCAGGAATGCACAAGAACTACATCATAAGACAAATTGGTGATATCCTGTGTCAACAG TTTGCAGGCCGAAATGCTTCTCAGATGATAGAATTGTACGGTGATTTCTGCAGTCGGCATCCAGAAGCACTGAAAATTTATAAGCAACTACTACAGAGCAACAGgaaattacaattatttctcAGA CAGCAGAGTACCAACTCTGTCATAAAACGACGTGAAATCCCAGAATTCCTGTTGCTTGTTACCCAGAGAATCACAAAGTACCCTGTTCTGATAGAGAGACTCCTTCAACACACTGATG ATGGCAGTGCTGAACGCTATGATATTGCAGTGGCACTGGAGGGTCTTAGGGGGGTGATAGAGGAGGTGGAGCGATGTGTGGGAGATTATGAGCGTGCAAAGAAACTACAAGATATCATAAGTCGCCTAGACAACAAGAGCTGCACCCGCCTGAAGAACGGAGAGATCTTCAGCAAACAGGACCTGCAGAAAACACACCGAACTCTCACACACTCTTCAGCACTGACCTGTAGGACCACCTCTGGCAGACTGAAAG ATGTTCTTGCGCTGCTCCTCACAGATGTTTTGGCTTTCCTTCAGGAGAAAGAGCAGAAGTTTGTCTTTGCTGCACTG GAGCAGAAGTCATCTGTGATGCCCTTGCGAAGGCTCATTGTGAGGGAAATAGCCAATCAGGAGAGAGGACTGTTTCTGATCAGTGGCGATTGCTCTGTGGGGCCAGAGATGTATGAGATACACACACAGACTCGTGAGGAACGCAACATGTGGATGACGCTGCTGAGACAGGCTGCTGATAG CCTTCCTGATGATCAGACGAAGAAGAATGAGGGGGAAATCAAAGTCAAGAAGATACAGAAATTACAAG aGGCGCTGTTCTCTCTGGATCTGCAGCTGTGCTCTGTTATTGAGGAGAAGTTAAAGATCTGTAGAGGGACTGGTAGATGGTGTCTGGCTACCTGCCGTCTTCTCGTTCAACCCCACCCTGAAAACACCCCTCAGGGTGTCACATTACTGTCTGACGCACAGGAAGAGG TGGTGAAGCTGGCTATCACTTTGTTGACTTGGCTTTTTCCTTGCATATGGTCACCAAGTAACCATGACAACTTTGGCCAGGAAAGAGCAATCT ATAATGAACAAAATTTGCCAAGTCGGAGCAGGAGGAGTGCTGTGGTAGGAACAGGGGTGGGGCCTCTCACAGTAGCCCCAATAAGCCCCGCCTACCAGACTTATTTAAAG GTAGCGGATGGCGTTCACAACTTAATCCACATACTCTACAGTCTGCAG GCTGCTATAATAATCCAAGACAGCTGCTTTGAAGTTCAAAATCTCCTCCTCCTCGAGGGAGAAGCTCCACCCCAAACTCTTACAAGTGATTATGATGTCAAAAGG CAGAGTTTTGAGTGTGGCGTGGTCGGCGGGACTGAGGCTGTGAAAGAACtggagcagagagagagagagcatgctGAACTGACGGACAGACTGGCGAAAGAGAAAGAGCAGTTTGAGGAGGAGCTGCGGCTGTTTGAGGAGAAGATGAGCAAGCTgagagaggaggagaagagAGTGAacgaagagagagagagattcaaAGAAGAGGGGAAGAAAGTGCAGAAAGAGAGGAAGAGTCTGGAAACACAGATAAGACTCATTCGACATAATTCAAATCATCGTCAAGGCATCTTGCCTTCTATCATATCACAGGAGAAATGA